A stretch of the Thiocystis violascens DSM 198 genome encodes the following:
- a CDS encoding Hpt domain-containing protein: MTDATGNAALPTRDADAALVSAGGDAALADELLETLLAGLPAELEDLRACLTESDWPGLAEYAHQIRGATRYCGVPALDAAIEALERAARIGDPARSAESFRDVETQIQRLRAQTG; this comes from the coding sequence ATGACTGACGCAACTGGAAACGCCGCCCTGCCAACGCGGGACGCCGACGCCGCGCTCGTCAGCGCGGGTGGGGATGCCGCGCTCGCCGATGAATTGCTGGAGACGCTGCTGGCGGGGCTCCCCGCCGAGCTTGAGGATCTGCGCGCGTGCCTCACCGAATCCGATTGGCCGGGGCTGGCCGAATACGCCCATCAAATTCGCGGCGCCACGCGGTATTGCGGTGTCCCCGCCCTGGATGCGGCCATCGAGGCGCTGGAGCGGGCCGCCCGCATCGGCGATCCGGCGCGGAGCGCGGAGAGCTTTCGCGACGTGGAAACGCAGATCCAACGGTTGCGCGCGCAGACCGGCTGA